The following proteins are encoded in a genomic region of bacterium:
- a CDS encoding ABC transporter substrate-binding protein — protein sequence MGTGTRRKGRGAGCGGAPAPVACLLLGLLCALPAGCGRGSGDRPDAAVEPVTGGTAVVAFPADPDVLNPLLYTSAHAGQVLDLLGDTLVEMGEDFVYRPRIASRLDFSPDSLAVTVRLRPWCWSDGAPLTARDVAASYRLFVDPRVASPRGGGRFNNVVSVTALDDSTVRYVFRESRNDLVATLGHFLLPAHLTDALDPAAVRAWPLNEQPLSSGPFVLESWERGQTLVLRRNESYPGPRARLDRLVLRIIPDETSRLVELETGGVDLLEDVPAGSLDRLRRRDDVVVHRLAGRLVGQIVWNLEDPRFADERVRRALSLAVDRSFFVDGLLEGCARAGGGPLPPALWAFDPALPPEPYDPARARALLDEAGWRDADGDGVRERDGEVLSFSLLTRKGDAVRENGAAAIRDHLGRVGVACRPRIMEMGAAIELVQSGRFEAFLGVYSERLAVDPSPRFASDAWSLFNYGHYASAAADSLLALGLAERDRALARPVWNAFQRLILEEAPVATLYYPDQVVAVRRRLRGVAPHVLSTYQNVQDWWVAPADGR from the coding sequence TTGGGCACCGGGACGAGGCGAAAAGGCCGGGGGGCGGGATGCGGCGGCGCGCCGGCGCCGGTCGCCTGCCTGCTGCTGGGGTTGCTGTGCGCCCTGCCCGCGGGTTGCGGCCGCGGGAGCGGCGATCGCCCGGACGCGGCCGTCGAACCGGTCACGGGCGGGACGGCCGTCGTCGCGTTCCCGGCCGACCCCGACGTCCTGAACCCCCTGCTCTACACCTCCGCGCACGCCGGCCAAGTCCTCGACCTGCTCGGCGATACCCTCGTGGAGATGGGGGAGGACTTCGTCTACCGTCCCCGGATCGCCTCGCGCCTGGACTTCTCTCCCGACAGCCTCGCGGTGACGGTCCGGTTGCGGCCCTGGTGCTGGTCCGACGGCGCGCCGCTGACCGCCCGCGATGTCGCGGCCTCGTACCGGCTGTTCGTCGACCCGCGGGTGGCGAGCCCGCGCGGCGGCGGCCGCTTCAACAACGTGGTCTCCGTCACCGCGCTGGACGACTCGACGGTGCGCTACGTGTTCCGGGAGAGCCGCAACGATCTCGTGGCGACGCTCGGCCATTTCCTGCTGCCGGCCCACCTCACCGACGCGCTGGACCCGGCGGCGGTGCGCGCGTGGCCGCTGAACGAGCAGCCCCTCTCGAGCGGCCCCTTCGTCCTGGAGTCCTGGGAGCGCGGCCAGACGCTGGTGCTGCGCCGCAACGAGAGCTACCCGGGGCCGCGCGCGCGTCTCGACCGCCTCGTCCTGCGGATCATCCCCGACGAGACGTCCCGCCTGGTCGAACTCGAGACCGGCGGCGTGGACCTGCTGGAGGACGTGCCCGCGGGTTCGCTCGACCGCCTGCGCCGTCGGGACGACGTGGTCGTGCACCGTCTCGCGGGCCGCCTGGTGGGGCAGATCGTGTGGAACCTGGAGGACCCCCGCTTCGCCGATGAGCGCGTGCGGCGGGCGCTGTCGCTGGCCGTCGACCGTTCTTTCTTCGTCGACGGCCTGCTGGAGGGCTGCGCCCGCGCCGGCGGCGGCCCGCTGCCGCCCGCGCTCTGGGCCTTCGATCCCGCGCTGCCGCCGGAACCCTACGACCCCGCGCGGGCCCGCGCGTTGCTGGACGAGGCGGGCTGGCGCGACGCCGACGGCGACGGCGTGCGCGAGCGCGACGGCGAGGTGCTGAGCTTCAGCCTGCTGACGCGCAAGGGCGATGCGGTGCGGGAGAACGGCGCCGCCGCGATCCGCGATCATCTCGGCCGCGTGGGGGTGGCGTGCCGTCCCCGGATCATGGAGATGGGCGCGGCGATCGAACTCGTCCAGTCCGGCCGCTTCGAGGCGTTCCTGGGCGTCTACTCCGAGCGGCTCGCGGTGGATCCCTCGCCGCGTTTCGCCTCGGACGCCTGGTCGCTCTTCAACTACGGACACTACGCCAGCGCCGCGGCCGATTCGCTGCTCGCCCTGGGCCTCGCCGAGCGCGACCGCGCCCTGGCCCGGCCGGTCTGGAACGCCTTCCAGCGCCTGATCCTGGAGGAGGCTCCGGTCGCCACGCTCTATTACCCCGACCAGGTGGTGGCGGTGCGCCGCCGCTTGCGGGGCGTCGCGCCCCACGTGCTCTCGACCTACCAGAACGTCCAGGACTGGTGGGTCGCGCCCGCCGACGGGCGCTGA
- a CDS encoding C25 family cysteine peptidase: protein MDRTNRNEPAGPRASRLIWGLAAVLLPLLATTGARAAGDVVYRGSFAASDVAWSTQPGGGVQPRLAGTHLLQETGRPDLVGRTLTLLVPAASSYGAVEVVPLSTRALPVPGELALAAAPLSSEGVPGRQQLLPESKTSFPADWGRFGGNHVMNGFRLVTVTVHPLRALQAADGSWREVELLESYEVRLLPVPGIADRSDVVVRQRRVAGERSQLERRLAGVLANPEALAGYLREDGADVAPVVGGFTPDKTPSLSGSAVSYLIITSDALAAAFQPLADYRTSQGLPAVVKTLEWIEANYRHGVDIQETVRLFIRDAYERWGVEYVLLGGDTDVVPARYALSNFYPPGGTTDIPADLYFACLDGNWNLDGDADFGEPTVNETNPGDDCDIASDVSFGRAPVSSVAAVNAFVTKVLNYENAAAGAGFANRFLTAAEVLFTNSEGDITLDGAAYAQTLVDEVVSPCTDMTTVRMFEAWDRLDGLGQPMYPGAVRETRLAALDSLNTGHFSVFNQIGHGFFFNMDMGDANITITDADNLHNGADRTFLMYALNCASAAFDYGCLMERFVQNPNGGSFASIGATRAAFPATANDFQKAFFEAMMCDAQPRLGDLMAASRLPWLAYAPANSFTRWTFMNYTLLGDPAQSMWTASPSALTVGVPTSVPRGAQNVPVTITSGGQPVVGARVVISRSADVYAWGDTDAAGQVQLYIVPEDTGTLTLTVTARNAARKVQSLPVTGTGAYIALQSMTVTDNGTGGTIGNGNGVAEAGETVAFLARFQDTGSGGAAGVTAVLGTAAAGVTVLDGTAAVATIPSGGSANALDTFLVRFDAGMADGNHVSFLMVADNVPAGPWSSAWELVVAAPEVEPIGLDWFDAPYGDNDGVLENNERVTVMMTLENFGAGRADGLTAVLRTSSPNVVLYDSLLAYPNLDLLQTSSGTALVSLKVLDVAQSYDARIVVTDARGRRFVHAVGMTVPAVPTDLESVAALGPDVIELTWTPVNLARVRGYHVYRSQNAAGPFTRANFDLLGRISYFRDTGLDLLTRYYYRVTCVDSFLVEGAASAVFAKSTSPSELLPFPLPFAVETSSHCAVGDVTGDHRLEIVMASDEVYVWTEDGQELFDGDDDSQTLGPITSLNGRMTPMGVTLANLDADPALEILCADRDLKLLYAFNADGTQVPGWPQSTGTMWVWTPPAVGDIDGDGGVEVVVNNLAGRTLAWHADGTEVRDGDNNPATLGVLIDRSAVLTYDEWCRSAPTLEDLDGDGAKDIIFGTRYRTVATNQLLAYRHDGTQVPGFPIPAGVGGNIMCSPTIADLDNDGLKEIVYVSEEDSLRVVRQNGTRYPGFPRYFRSQSTNGDVTCPSPAVGDFDNDGRLEILAVEVLGATSSNVHVVDTDIAGGTSGRTMSGWPRSVPGNSESSPVVGDLDGDHYPDVVFGIGGGDTETPNNLYAFSHDGQDLDGFPLTLGGPIRPAPVICDLDQDGYVNLVYGGWDLMIHVWDLPAAHYPNEMTWPTFRGNNLRDGVFRAVATTPVEELPPPAAKLTLTRNVPNPFNPSTTARLYVPEGGEGPLSVEIFDAQGRLVRSLHRGPAAPGWLTVTWHGQDDAGRPQASGVYFLRAQRGGEDSTLKMLLVK, encoded by the coding sequence ATGGATCGGACGAACCGCAACGAACCCGCGGGTCCGCGCGCCTCGCGCCTCATCTGGGGGCTCGCCGCCGTCCTGCTGCCGCTGTTGGCGACGACGGGCGCCCGGGCCGCCGGCGACGTCGTCTACCGGGGCTCGTTCGCCGCGTCCGACGTGGCCTGGTCGACGCAGCCGGGCGGGGGCGTGCAGCCGCGATTGGCCGGCACGCACCTCCTGCAGGAGACCGGTCGTCCCGACCTGGTCGGCCGGACCCTGACCCTGCTGGTGCCGGCGGCGTCCTCGTACGGGGCCGTCGAGGTCGTGCCCCTCTCGACGCGGGCCCTGCCCGTGCCCGGGGAACTGGCGTTGGCCGCCGCCCCGCTCAGCAGCGAGGGCGTGCCGGGACGCCAGCAGCTCCTGCCCGAATCCAAGACGTCCTTCCCCGCCGACTGGGGACGCTTCGGCGGCAACCACGTCATGAACGGTTTCCGGTTGGTCACCGTCACGGTGCACCCCCTGCGCGCGCTGCAGGCGGCGGACGGGTCGTGGCGCGAGGTCGAACTGCTGGAGAGTTACGAGGTCCGTCTGCTGCCCGTGCCGGGGATCGCCGACCGGTCCGACGTCGTCGTGCGCCAGCGTCGCGTCGCCGGCGAACGCAGCCAGCTCGAGCGGCGGCTCGCCGGCGTCCTGGCCAATCCCGAAGCCCTAGCCGGTTACCTGCGCGAGGACGGCGCCGACGTTGCGCCCGTCGTCGGCGGTTTCACCCCCGACAAGACGCCGAGCCTCAGCGGCTCAGCGGTCTCCTACCTGATCATCACCAGCGACGCTCTGGCGGCCGCGTTCCAGCCCTTGGCCGACTACCGCACCTCGCAGGGCCTGCCCGCCGTCGTCAAGACCCTGGAATGGATCGAGGCCAACTACCGCCACGGCGTCGACATCCAAGAGACGGTCCGCCTGTTCATCCGTGACGCCTACGAGCGCTGGGGCGTCGAGTACGTCCTGCTCGGCGGCGACACCGACGTCGTGCCGGCGCGCTACGCCCTGAGCAATTTCTATCCGCCCGGAGGCACGACCGACATCCCGGCCGACCTCTACTTCGCCTGCCTGGACGGGAACTGGAACCTGGACGGGGACGCCGACTTCGGCGAGCCGACCGTCAACGAGACCAACCCCGGCGACGATTGCGACATCGCCAGCGACGTCTCCTTCGGGCGCGCGCCGGTGAGCAGCGTCGCGGCCGTGAACGCCTTCGTGACCAAGGTCCTCAACTACGAGAACGCGGCGGCCGGCGCCGGCTTCGCCAACCGCTTCCTGACCGCGGCCGAGGTGCTGTTCACCAACTCCGAGGGCGACATCACGCTCGACGGCGCGGCGTACGCCCAGACGCTCGTCGACGAGGTCGTCTCGCCCTGCACCGACATGACCACGGTGAGGATGTTCGAGGCCTGGGACCGCCTCGACGGCCTCGGCCAGCCGATGTACCCGGGGGCGGTCCGCGAGACCCGCCTCGCCGCCCTCGACAGCCTGAACACCGGCCACTTCAGCGTCTTCAACCAGATCGGCCACGGCTTCTTCTTCAACATGGACATGGGCGACGCCAACATCACGATCACCGACGCTGACAACCTGCACAACGGCGCCGACCGGACGTTCCTGATGTACGCCCTGAACTGCGCCTCGGCGGCCTTCGACTACGGCTGCCTCATGGAGCGGTTCGTGCAGAACCCCAACGGCGGCTCCTTCGCCTCCATCGGCGCCACGCGGGCGGCCTTCCCGGCCACCGCGAACGATTTCCAGAAGGCGTTCTTCGAGGCCATGATGTGTGACGCGCAGCCGCGGCTCGGCGACCTGATGGCCGCCAGCCGGCTGCCCTGGCTGGCCTACGCGCCCGCCAACAGCTTCACCCGCTGGACGTTCATGAACTACACGCTGCTCGGCGACCCGGCCCAGAGTATGTGGACGGCGTCGCCCTCTGCCCTGACGGTGGGCGTGCCCACCTCGGTGCCGCGGGGCGCCCAGAACGTCCCGGTCACCATCACCTCTGGGGGGCAGCCCGTCGTCGGTGCCCGGGTCGTGATCAGCCGCAGCGCCGACGTCTACGCCTGGGGCGACACCGACGCCGCCGGCCAGGTACAGCTGTACATCGTGCCGGAGGACACCGGGACGCTCACCCTGACAGTGACCGCCCGCAACGCCGCCCGCAAGGTCCAGTCGCTGCCGGTGACCGGTACCGGCGCCTACATCGCCCTGCAGAGCATGACCGTCACCGACAACGGCACCGGCGGCACGATCGGCAACGGCAATGGCGTCGCCGAGGCCGGGGAGACCGTGGCCTTCCTGGCGCGCTTCCAGGACACCGGCAGCGGCGGCGCCGCCGGCGTGACCGCGGTGCTGGGCACGGCCGCGGCCGGGGTGACCGTCCTGGACGGCACGGCCGCGGTGGCCACCATCCCCAGCGGGGGCAGCGCCAACGCCCTGGACACCTTCCTGGTCCGCTTCGACGCGGGGATGGCCGACGGCAACCACGTCTCCTTCCTGATGGTCGCCGACAACGTGCCCGCCGGACCCTGGAGCTCCGCCTGGGAACTGGTGGTCGCGGCTCCCGAGGTCGAGCCCATCGGCCTGGACTGGTTCGACGCGCCCTACGGCGACAACGACGGCGTCCTGGAGAACAACGAGCGCGTCACGGTGATGATGACGCTGGAGAACTTCGGCGCCGGTCGCGCCGACGGCCTCACCGCCGTGCTGCGCACCAGCAGTCCCAACGTCGTGCTGTACGACTCGCTCCTGGCGTACCCCAACCTCGACCTGCTGCAGACGTCCAGCGGCACGGCGCTGGTGTCGCTGAAGGTCCTCGACGTCGCGCAGTCCTACGACGCCAGGATCGTCGTCACCGACGCGCGCGGCCGGCGCTTCGTGCACGCCGTCGGGATGACGGTTCCCGCCGTGCCGACCGATCTCGAATCCGTCGCCGCTCTGGGTCCCGACGTCATCGAGCTGACCTGGACGCCGGTGAACCTGGCCAGGGTGCGCGGCTACCACGTCTACCGCAGCCAGAACGCGGCCGGTCCGTTCACGCGGGCGAACTTCGACCTGCTGGGTCGGATCTCCTACTTCCGCGACACCGGACTGGACCTGCTGACGCGCTACTACTACCGCGTCACCTGCGTCGACTCGTTCCTGGTGGAGGGCGCCGCCTCGGCCGTCTTCGCCAAGAGCACCTCGCCGTCGGAGCTCCTGCCGTTCCCGCTGCCCTTCGCCGTCGAGACGAGCAGCCACTGCGCCGTCGGCGACGTGACCGGGGACCACCGCCTGGAGATCGTCATGGCGTCGGACGAGGTCTACGTGTGGACCGAGGACGGGCAGGAGCTGTTCGACGGCGACGACGATTCGCAGACCCTCGGCCCGATCACCAGCCTCAACGGCCGGATGACGCCCATGGGCGTGACCCTGGCGAACCTCGACGCCGACCCGGCCCTGGAGATCCTCTGCGCCGATCGCGACCTCAAGCTGCTGTACGCCTTCAACGCCGACGGCACGCAGGTGCCCGGCTGGCCCCAGTCCACCGGGACCATGTGGGTCTGGACGCCGCCGGCGGTGGGGGACATCGACGGCGACGGCGGGGTCGAGGTCGTCGTCAACAACCTCGCCGGCCGCACGCTCGCCTGGCACGCCGACGGCACCGAGGTGCGCGACGGCGACAACAACCCCGCGACCCTCGGCGTGCTGATCGACCGCTCGGCGGTGCTGACCTACGACGAGTGGTGCCGTTCGGCGCCCACGCTCGAGGACCTCGACGGCGACGGCGCCAAGGACATCATCTTCGGGACGCGCTACCGCACCGTGGCGACCAACCAGCTGCTCGCCTACCGCCACGACGGGACGCAGGTGCCCGGCTTCCCGATCCCCGCGGGCGTCGGCGGCAACATCATGTGCAGCCCCACCATCGCCGACCTGGACAACGACGGGCTGAAGGAGATCGTCTACGTCTCGGAGGAGGACTCGCTGCGCGTCGTGCGCCAGAACGGCACCCGCTACCCCGGGTTCCCCCGCTACTTCCGCTCCCAGAGCACCAACGGCGACGTGACGTGCCCCAGCCCGGCCGTGGGCGACTTCGACAACGACGGCCGGTTGGAGATCCTCGCGGTCGAGGTGCTCGGCGCCACGTCGTCGAACGTCCACGTCGTCGACACCGACATCGCCGGCGGGACCAGCGGCCGGACCATGAGCGGCTGGCCCCGCTCCGTGCCCGGCAACTCCGAGTCAAGCCCCGTGGTCGGCGACCTCGACGGCGACCACTACCCGGACGTGGTGTTCGGGATCGGGGGCGGCGACACCGAAACGCCGAACAACCTCTACGCCTTCTCGCACGACGGGCAGGACCTCGACGGCTTCCCGCTGACCCTCGGCGGGCCCATCCGCCCCGCGCCCGTGATCTGCGACCTCGACCAGGACGGCTACGTCAACCTCGTCTACGGCGGCTGGGACCTGATGATCCACGTCTGGGACCTCCCGGCGGCCCACTACCCGAACGAGATGACCTGGCCCACCTTCCGCGGCAACAACCTGCGCGACGGCGTCTTCCGAGCCGTCGCCACCACGCCGGTCGAGGAGCTACCGCCGCCGGCCGCGAAGCTGACGCTGACGCGCAACGTCCCGAACCCATTCAACCCGAGCACCACGGCCCGCCTCTACGTGCCCGAGGGCGGGGAGGGACCGCTCTCGGTCGAGATCTTCGACGCGCAGGGCCGGCTCGTGCGCAGCCTGCACCGCGGGCCGGCGGCGCCCGGCTGGCTGACGGTGACCTGGCACGGCCAGGACGACGCCGGCCGCCCCCAGGCCAGCGGCGTCTATTTCCTGCGCGCGCAGCGCGGCGGCGAGGACAGCACCCTGAAGATGCTGCTCGTGAAATGA
- a CDS encoding histidine triad nucleotide-binding protein: MADCLFCKIAAGEIPADIVHADDEFVAFRDIAPRAPVHVLLIPRRHIASPGDLGDGDAALAGRLLVAAARLARELGLEATGYRWVLNCGADGGQTVPHLHLHVLGGRELGWPPG, translated from the coding sequence ATGGCCGACTGCCTGTTCTGCAAGATCGCCGCCGGGGAGATCCCCGCCGACATCGTCCACGCGGACGACGAGTTCGTCGCGTTCCGGGACATCGCGCCCCGCGCCCCGGTCCACGTCCTGCTGATCCCCCGCCGCCACATCGCGTCGCCGGGCGATCTAGGCGACGGCGACGCCGCCCTGGCCGGGCGGCTGCTGGTGGCGGCGGCGCGCCTCGCGCGCGAGCTCGGGCTCGAGGCCACGGGGTACCGCTGGGTGCTGAACTGCGGCGCCGACGGGGGCCAGACCGTCCCCCACCTCCACCTGCATGTGCTGGGCGGGCGCGAACTCGGCTGGCCCCCGGGCTGA
- a CDS encoding glycosyltransferase family 9 protein, whose product MSFAEGRLVRGLVDRFFLRGGGEGFTLPGALGDEPLLLAIDTGDLSDLLFHLPLLQAVRERHPRARLDFLLPESHVSLVAPSGIARHCLVYQPRQLKLWSPSCHALLKSVRREGYDLSLVMSCDPHPALETVSLATGAPLRMGPSHPTAYPAVNFEIRSREGGARYRGDRLAAAAPFLGLPRLAAHRGWPLPDEKLRRTRQLVHFNKPRQDEVLVGLDPTPGKSGHALAAPNFHHLLRQLEGRFPCRVLPLTLSADAERVASLVAGLGAAPMTLPCESLFDVVLLAAVCDVVIAGNTDLFHYAAAAGVPTLGLFLEQDAPEWEPADQPHVRILRVKDGQRIDLDALLGAFAAVRAAR is encoded by the coding sequence ATGAGCTTCGCCGAGGGCAGGCTGGTCAGGGGTCTCGTCGACCGCTTCTTCCTGCGGGGAGGCGGCGAGGGCTTCACGCTGCCGGGCGCCCTGGGGGACGAGCCCCTGCTGCTGGCCATCGACACCGGCGACCTGTCCGACCTGCTGTTCCACCTGCCGCTGCTGCAGGCGGTCCGCGAGCGCCACCCCCGCGCCCGCCTGGACTTCCTGCTGCCGGAATCGCACGTGTCCCTGGTCGCGCCCAGCGGGATCGCGCGCCACTGTCTCGTGTACCAGCCGCGGCAGCTGAAGTTGTGGAGCCCTTCCTGCCACGCCCTGCTCAAGAGCGTGCGTCGGGAAGGGTACGACCTCAGCCTCGTGATGTCCTGCGATCCGCACCCCGCCCTCGAGACCGTGTCGCTGGCGACCGGGGCGCCGCTGCGGATGGGACCCTCGCACCCGACCGCGTACCCGGCGGTCAATTTCGAGATCCGCAGCCGCGAGGGCGGCGCGCGCTACCGCGGCGATCGTCTGGCCGCGGCGGCCCCGTTCCTGGGGCTGCCGCGGCTCGCGGCGCACCGCGGTTGGCCCCTTCCCGACGAGAAGTTGCGCCGGACGCGCCAGCTCGTGCACTTCAACAAGCCGCGGCAGGACGAGGTCCTGGTGGGCCTCGACCCGACGCCGGGCAAGTCGGGCCACGCGCTGGCGGCGCCGAATTTCCACCACCTGCTGCGCCAGCTCGAGGGCCGGTTCCCGTGCCGGGTGCTGCCCCTGACCCTGTCCGCGGACGCCGAGCGCGTCGCGTCGCTGGTGGCCGGCCTGGGCGCGGCCCCCATGACCCTGCCCTGCGAATCGCTCTTCGACGTGGTGCTGCTGGCCGCCGTCTGCGACGTGGTGATCGCCGGCAACACCGACCTCTTCCACTATGCGGCGGCGGCGGGCGTGCCCACCCTGGGCCTGTTCCTGGAGCAGGACGCTCCGGAGTGGGAGCCCGCGGATCAGCCGCACGTGCGGATCCTGCGCGTCAAGGACGGGCAGCGGATCGACC
- the lon gene encoding endopeptidase La yields MNVDERQRRSSDAPEALVPAVLPVLPISDAVIFPYMMVPLVLSDENLIRLADDCLAGDKMLGAVSQREPGADEDHPSEKDLLYRVGTAVKIQKMLRFPDGSMRLLGQGVARVRIGEFVSEQPYLKAKVEGLPESKATDPRTLAYMRGVANNFLKIVDASESLSDELKVVVMNIDDPGRLADLIATNLDIEIAEKQQVLEAVAPLERLQILAKIVVRELEVAELGQKLQSKVRKSIDKDQREYYLRQQLKAIQRELGDTDDGTVEIEELQERLANAQLPEHVRAVAEKEADRLARMSPGASEYTVSKTYIDWLLDLPWLVASEDKLDIKRAEAVLERDHYGLADVKERILEFLAVRKLKGDHRGPIICLIGPPGVGKTSLGRSIAEAIGRKFFRFSLGGMRDEAEIRGHRRTYVGAMPGRIIAGLKDCGTNNPLIMLDEIDKLGQDFRGDPASALLEVLDPEQNFSFTDHYLSLPFDLSHTLFITTANMMDTIPRPLLDRMEVIQLPGYTNLEKLEIAKRYLVPRQLEENGLTAKHVSFTDAGLRALINGYTREAGVRGLERKIGAVCRKVAKTVARGRRRRHAITAQSLPEYLGQPDYDPDRLRSRARIGVATGLAWTSAGGKILYLEGVALPAGSGQLKLTGQLGSVMQESAAAAYSYLRARFGDRERHRAFFREHDLHIHIPAGAVPKDGPSAGITMATVLFSLMVGRPVDRRTAMTGEITLTGDVLPIGGLLEKVLAAHRAGIRRILLPKENEHDLDEIPAEVSRDIGFVCVKRVEEVWAELFPEEFTS; encoded by the coding sequence ATGAACGTCGACGAGCGACAGCGACGATCGAGCGACGCGCCCGAGGCCCTGGTGCCCGCGGTGCTGCCCGTCCTGCCCATCAGCGACGCGGTGATCTTCCCCTACATGATGGTCCCGCTCGTGCTGAGCGACGAGAACCTCATCCGCCTGGCGGACGACTGCCTCGCCGGCGACAAGATGCTCGGCGCGGTCTCGCAGCGCGAGCCGGGCGCGGACGAGGACCACCCCTCCGAGAAGGACCTGCTGTACCGCGTCGGCACCGCCGTGAAGATCCAGAAGATGCTGCGCTTCCCCGACGGCAGCATGCGGCTGCTGGGCCAGGGCGTGGCCCGCGTGCGCATCGGCGAGTTCGTGTCCGAGCAACCCTACCTCAAGGCGAAGGTGGAGGGGCTGCCGGAGTCGAAGGCCACCGACCCGCGCACGCTGGCCTACATGCGGGGCGTCGCCAACAACTTCCTGAAGATCGTCGACGCCAGCGAGAGCCTGTCCGACGAGCTGAAGGTCGTCGTGATGAACATCGACGACCCCGGCCGCCTCGCCGACCTGATCGCCACCAACCTCGACATCGAGATCGCCGAGAAGCAGCAGGTGCTGGAGGCCGTCGCCCCGCTGGAGCGACTGCAGATCCTGGCCAAGATCGTCGTGCGCGAGCTGGAGGTGGCGGAGCTGGGGCAGAAGCTGCAGTCCAAGGTGCGCAAGAGCATCGACAAGGACCAGCGCGAGTACTACCTGCGCCAGCAGCTCAAGGCGATCCAGCGCGAGCTGGGCGACACCGACGACGGCACCGTCGAGATCGAGGAGCTGCAGGAGCGCCTAGCCAACGCCCAGCTGCCGGAGCACGTGCGCGCCGTCGCCGAGAAGGAGGCCGACCGCCTGGCCCGCATGTCCCCCGGCGCCAGCGAGTACACGGTCAGCAAGACCTACATCGACTGGCTGCTGGACCTGCCCTGGCTCGTGGCCAGCGAGGACAAGCTGGACATCAAGCGCGCCGAGGCGGTCCTCGAGCGGGACCACTACGGGCTCGCGGACGTCAAGGAGCGCATCCTGGAGTTCCTGGCCGTGCGCAAGCTCAAGGGCGACCACCGGGGCCCCATCATCTGCCTGATCGGCCCGCCCGGCGTCGGCAAGACCTCGCTGGGCCGCAGCATCGCCGAGGCGATCGGCCGCAAGTTCTTCCGCTTCTCGCTCGGCGGCATGCGCGACGAGGCCGAGATCCGGGGCCACCGCCGCACCTACGTCGGCGCCATGCCGGGGCGCATCATCGCCGGGCTGAAGGACTGCGGCACCAACAACCCGCTGATCATGCTCGACGAGATCGACAAGCTGGGCCAGGACTTCCGCGGCGACCCCGCCAGCGCCCTGCTGGAGGTCCTGGATCCGGAGCAGAACTTCTCATTCACCGACCACTACCTGTCGCTGCCGTTCGACCTCTCGCACACCCTGTTCATCACCACGGCCAACATGATGGACACCATCCCGCGCCCCCTGCTGGACCGCATGGAGGTCATCCAGCTGCCCGGCTACACGAACCTCGAGAAGCTGGAGATCGCCAAGCGCTACCTGGTGCCGCGGCAGCTCGAGGAGAACGGCCTGACCGCCAAGCACGTGAGCTTCACCGATGCGGGACTGCGCGCCCTGATCAACGGCTACACCCGCGAGGCCGGCGTGCGCGGCCTCGAGCGCAAGATCGGCGCCGTGTGCCGCAAGGTCGCCAAGACCGTGGCGCGCGGGCGGCGGCGTCGCCACGCGATCACCGCCCAGAGCCTGCCCGAATACCTGGGGCAGCCCGACTACGATCCGGACCGGCTGCGCAGCCGCGCCCGCATTGGCGTCGCCACGGGCCTGGCCTGGACCTCGGCCGGCGGCAAGATCCTCTACCTTGAGGGCGTGGCCCTGCCGGCGGGTTCCGGGCAGTTGAAGCTCACCGGCCAGCTCGGCAGCGTCATGCAGGAATCGGCGGCGGCGGCCTACTCCTACCTGCGCGCCCGTTTCGGCGACCGCGAGCGGCACCGCGCCTTCTTCCGCGAGCACGACCTGCACATCCACATCCCGGCCGGGGCGGTGCCCAAGGACGGCCCCAGCGCCGGCATCACCATGGCGACGGTGCTGTTCTCCCTGATGGTGGGGCGCCCGGTCGACCGCCGCACGGCCATGACGGGGGAGATCACGCTGACGGGCGACGTGCTGCCCATCGGCGGGCTGCTCGAGAAGGTCCTGGCCGCTCACCGCGCCGGCATCCGCCGCATCCTGCTGCCCAAGGAGAACGAGCACGACCTCGACGAGATCCCCGCCGAGGTGTCCCGCGACATCGGGTTCGTCTGCGTGAAGCGGGTCGAGGAGGTCTGGGCGGAACTCTTCCCCGAGGAGTTCACCTCGTGA
- a CDS encoding Hsp20/alpha crystallin family protein gives MITTEHRAAGDPGPVDDIFEILVTTHARGLGRVPLDDDLTWRPATDAYETEEAFVVQMDLAGMDPGAIEVFTDGGTLTVRGTRQDIAPAGKKHYSKMEISVGPFARRIVVPVSVQPETAAARYRNGFLYVTFRKGPASGGGRRRVDVGNGK, from the coding sequence ATGATCACGACGGAACACCGCGCGGCCGGGGACCCCGGTCCCGTGGACGACATCTTCGAGATCCTGGTCACGACCCACGCCCGCGGGCTGGGGCGGGTGCCCCTGGACGACGACCTGACCTGGCGGCCGGCCACCGACGCCTACGAGACCGAGGAAGCCTTCGTCGTGCAGATGGACCTGGCGGGCATGGACCCCGGCGCGATCGAGGTCTTCACCGACGGCGGGACCCTGACCGTGCGCGGCACGCGCCAGGACATCGCGCCGGCCGGCAAGAAGCACTACTCGAAGATGGAGATCAGCGTGGGGCCCTTCGCCCGGCGCATCGTCGTGCCGGTGTCGGTGCAGCCGGAGACCGCGGCCGCCCGCTACCGCAACGGATTCCTCTACGTCACGTTCCGCAAGGGGCCGGCGTCCGGCGGCGGCCGGCGGCGCGTGGATGTCGGCAACGGGAAGTGA